The genomic window TAAAAATCACAGATCGATACAAAGGGtcttaaattaacaaaacaaagtaaatgatccctaaaaatgaagtaaaataagacACAACGGTTGTTCTGCAGACTCTCAGTACATTTCAGCTGATGTCCGTATGGTTGGATTTAGGTACCTCTCCATCGCAGAGTCTATGGAGGCCACTGACATCGACAACCCTGCTCTTAATTATGGCGTGGTGGTGGACTGTGGCAGCAGTGGCTCTCGGGTTTTTGTGTATTACTGGCCCCCCCATAATGGGAACCCACACACCCTGCTGGACATCAGACAGATGAAAGACCGGGACCGTAAACCAGTCGTCAAGAAGATCAAACCTGgtgagaaaaacacaaaaccagaTCTTTATCTTCTTACCTGAAACTCTCCGATGATTCTCTGCTGTTAAAGTTTACTGGAACGTAGAGAGTACGGCACATGAACAAACCCACTGCAGATGTTTGACTCATTTTCACCTAAAACGTTTAATATTTCATTCCTTGCATGACATGTTCTACCGTTTTTATTGTACTGATATCAATTATTTTATAAATACGAGCAGTAATGAACACAATAGTAAGGGTCTTTATGTAGTTCTTatgtgtttaataataataataatcttttagGCTTAGCATGTTTGCAAAACTGAAAATGCTGAGAAGGAATTACGTAggacttttttcactatttgtttTACTTACTTAACTAATTTAATACAGAAAGTAATCCACTCATTAATTAAGTAATCAAAATTCAGACTTTTAATTATAACCAtcataagttaaaaaaaactttgattCAAGAAGATCATACAtggaaaagtaaaaaatataataataggaGGTGTATTTATCTAAATCTGATTACCTTGACTGTATTTCATCCTGTTTAGTTGACTGATTTGTTAAACGTAGTAATTCAGCCCAGAGTCAGTCCATGTGACTTGATTTTATCTCTGTCACAACACAGAGATTAGATCCACTTGGTTTATTCCAGGAACTGAAGTTAAAGTCTACGTGGCACTTTAAACCCCGGGCTACTCTGTTGTTTGACTGACACTGTTGATTCTTTAGCTACAAATGTTAACCATTACCTTTACCAGGAGCTCAGGGATTTTAATTAGTTGCTTGgggttttttttgacttttttttttttaactttttttttgtttgtttgtgtgcagctCTGGAATAGATAATGAAATTATTCGCTGTTGAGTGTTGAAATGGCAAATGTTTTTCATTGCAACAAGATGGGTTGTATTCTcacagaatgttaaaaaaaatgtaaaaaaattgtaaaaacttgtaaaaaatgtaatttgaagtGAACTTTATTGGTCATGGCCTTAGATCTAACAGTAAGACACACTGAATCAATAAGGAAATTATCTTAATATTTTCTCCCTGTAATTGCAgggtttttgcttttttctttttttttaatacattatttTGATATTTTGAGATGCATGTCATGTCTCCCCATGTGTGAAATGCCGGCTCTGGTTGAGTTAAACTGTGAATATTATGGGTCATCTCAGGTATCTCCACCCTGGCGAAGACCCCAACGATGGCCAGTGACTACCTACATCCTCTCCTCAGTTTTGCTGCTGCTCACGtcccacagaacaaacacaaagaGACTCCCCTGTACATCCTCTGCACTGCAGGGATGAGGCTGCTCCCGGAGAGGTACGATAATTTTTCAACCACAATTTACCTTTATGAGCCATATCTGCAATTTACTTTCACAGGACACAAGTATGACAGAGGGACTTAAAGTAAAACCTTTATCTCTCAAAGTGTGTCAACATAAATCACCACAAAGAAAGATGACCAAAAATTGGACTTTAACTGAAGAATACCTTATATTTTCTTCATGCCGATCTATATATTGAAATGTCTGATGATGCCGGGAAAGTGTCcatgtgtattaaaaaaaaaaaaaaattaacctgtCCCATTCAGCAATTTGGCCTCAAATATAAGTATACTGGTGCCACaagttgcttgacagttttgatcttGGAGGATTTTGAGCCTTAGATCACTTCCCCCTATtggttggatttaattattttattactgtatggatattaccaGATGGGAGAACAGGACAAGGTTATACACAGACAAAAAGTGATAGAGACCCTGAAACAGAAAGAGGTCCAAATTGTTCCAAATTGCTGTCATTCAGCAAGAGATAAGTGATAATTGTGTTATTTTGAGATAGTTCCACGAGGCTGTCAGAGTTGAGCTTATGTTGATACTTCTGCAACAGTCATGCTGTTTAATCTTAGGGCTGAGAAAAGGGAGGTTAGAAGAGAAGATTTGTATATTTTGACTCTCCTTTTTCTGTCTGCAGTCAACAGACAGCCATCTTGGATGACGTGGTCACCGACGTTCCTCTGGAGTTCGACTTCCTGTTTTCCCGTTCACACGCAGAGGTCATCTCTGGGAAACAGGAAGGTGAAGCCACACGCTTGTTTACTGTTAACTGTTATTTCTGGCCAaggctgtttttttatttaattatagaATGCAACTGTCATTTCTAACTACTGACCATCTGCTTTTTTGTGTGTTGCATGCTCCTCTCAACCTCCAGGCGTGTATGCATGGATTGGTATTAACTTTGTGTTGGGACGCTTTGACCATGCTGACGAGGGTGAGTGTGAAAATATAATGGAGTAAATATTTTGGATTCTCTGGTTGAAAGCAGTTGAAGAGGCTGTAAATTTGAAGACttagtttatttattcttttgggGGATGCAAAGATATGTCATCAGCAATACTGGCACTTACAAttacatttagttttcttaaCACAAAACTGGcatcaaaataaaacaattttagCTTCAGCTTTAAACATTGCTAATGGGCGAGAAGTCCACAAAATGAATGCACCATTATGTTGTAACTGGATGaaaaacacatattttttttgcagctctactgttaaataaaacatttattattattaacgtcATTTTTAGATGTCTAGAGCTGCAGGTGACAGAAACTTTACCTGCAGTTAATTTACGTATGCTTGTTATTTTCCATGCAAATATCTAATCATGTGATGTGTCTGTCAGGAATATTGTActaattttcttgtttttacatgataagtaaattgtatttttgtagtCACATGGGTCTTTAGGATATTTTAACAGTTATGTGTGATGATTATTTTGTAATCCTTATATAGGGTTGATAAATCAGGTCATGGAGAaatatatgaattaaaaaaacaaatgctgTTTGTTTATActcttttttatgtgtttattattaataaatattttCTCAATTAAATACCAGGAGTCAGTTACAGGCCAGGTCTGTAAGACAGGTATGtaacgcaaacaaacaaacaaaaaaggcttCTCAAATGTAGGTCAGGTTAAAAAAATAATGTagtccaattaggttcatactgtctactagaattattattacagatttccttttcttatttgtcagacagatggaaaaagagttaattcaaGGTAAAAGGTAAACACAaaatgtcaaggtaaaagaattaactctttttccatctgtctaacaaataagaaaaggaaatctgtatgaAAAGATAATGTCTTAAAAATGATATAAATATCTGGTGCCTGTCTTGTAATGTGCTGCTATTTGAACACAGTACACTTTTACTAGTTGAACCCTTGGAGTACAGTCAGCAATATATCCCAACAACCTAATACTTTCATCACTTTGCTGTTTGAATCATTCACATAAGGTGACATTATCTAATTTCAGTCACTACAGGTAGCTGTGTTTTGTAGAAAATTAAAAGTGCCAGAGGAAGGCCACGCTTTCACTAAGAAAGTCTTGTTGAGAAATGAAATGATAGAGAGCTCATGTTTAGAAACAATTAAGTTGTATTTTACTTACAAGAATGGATCGAAACAACATGTCATACTAAAAATGACAATTTCTACTTTTTACTACTATTAAACAGAAGAAATTAGAAATAAATGTCTCCCTCTGTTAAAGGCCTGGTAGCCCTGCAGTTGaacattaatgttattttttagatGTAACTTTTCATGACCATCGtgtattcatgtttttgttttttttttttacagaggatGCCACAGTTGAAGTGACAACAGGGTCACAGAATCAGCAGCCAATCAGCAGGCGACGCACAGTGGGCATCATGGACATGGGTGGAGCTTCTCTACAAATCGCCTATGAGGTGCCTGGTGCcatctctttcaactcaccagaAGAAGTAAGAAAGTGTGATGAAACATGTCAGTGCaagaggatgaggatgagaatgagaatgaggatgaggatgagcgACCTGGTCGGCTCTGCGGTGGTGTAATCATGTCTGTCTCTGAGGTGTCAAagatacggcctgtgggccaaaagtgGGTTGCCaaaggggtccaatccggcccatgggttaaatttgtgatatgaaaaaaattacactgaagatattaacagtcgatagtgtcaaagtaattttagttgaggttccacatgcagagaaattcaatctcaagtgggtcagaccagtaaaatactatgacGCTAGCCTAtgcataataacaactccaaatttttcactttgggttagtgtaaaaaagtgaaattaaatgaaaaggtttacatttataaactatcctttcacaaaaatttgagtaacttgaacaaatatgaacaacaggaaatgttttaagagaagtgaaattttaaccacattctgcctgtaactaaatatttttttgtatttgtagatccactgtgatctgtaagttgtaatgcacatgtgtaaatgataaactgaggcagaatattgttaaaattgcacttgtttttcaagaAATTTCACATTGTTTgtggttcttcatgttattcacatttcttaaaAGATACGTTGTAGATGTAGACGTTTTCATACTataatttgactgttttcactgttattactttactggttcagCGCATTTGAGAtcctattgggctgaatgtggcccttgaactaaaatgagtctgacacccctggtctatgtgtTTGTAGCAGGAGGCAGGGAAGTGCATGCTGGCTGAGTTTAACCTCGGCTGCGATGTCGATCACACTCAACACGTGTACAGAGTCTACGTCACCACCTTCCTCGGCTTCGGAGGAAACATGGCCAGGCAGCGCTACGAGGACCAGCTGGTCAACAACACACTGGCCAAGAACAGGTGAAGGCATATTCATTCACGCACTCAGCAGGAGTGATCTAACACGTACCGGCGAGTGCTTTTTCATGTTAAAGCGGTGATGTGAAATATTTACAGTATTCTATCAGCGATGGCTGAAGCAGTCAAAGGTACTGAAGCCACTGGTCGTAGTCCTGCTTCTTGGCATTTACCGTTTCTCATCCTTTATTTCCTTTCTTCACTGCTCTAAAAACTCTATTCTAAGTCCATTAGCTTCCTTGGAATGTTAAGTATTATATTTtagttatttaaccaggaaaaatctGAGTTTAAGAACCCCTTCTATAAGGGAGTCCTGGCTCAGCATAAGGTCATGGATGAAGAATGGGCTCTTTAtcagttttattcatattattcagGGTTGCCCTTGGATATATTACTAAAAAACTCACAGAAAGATAAGCCCAAGAGATATGATAATACAGAATATGATAAAAAGGAAAGCCTTGACAAAGGGGAATGTTGAAGTATCAGTTTTTATTTGAACTACCGTTAAATAGCAGCAGCTCACTGTCTAAGTTGTATCTACCTCTACATCCGTGCATTATCATAATGTCCattccttgacctttgacctttagccaTCAAAATCTGTTCTGTTCAACCTCAAGTCCAAGTGAACTTTTGACATTCCCTCCAGGTTTTTCTGAGATATTGTGCTCATAAGAAATAAGATCACACTGACCATTACCTTTGACATCTGGCTACCAAAACTGGCTGTTTATAATGTTATCCACATGATTCTTATTCTGTTTAACTATTCCTGCGGTACTGTGTTTAATATGTAATTAGGTTTGACCAACCAACAGACTGGCAGATCCTATagaaatgtgttgtaaatgcatCTAAAAAACACAGTTACGTTAACATAGTATATTTGTGTCAGAATGGGTTCTGTATAAAGACAAGAAACCCAAACCTTAAAATGTTTCCTTACATTTTCTACCTCCTCTTAGAGTCAAGTTGAAGGTTGAAGCTGATTCTTCTTTAACACGAGTGACTGTGGTGATGTGCATGTAGTCGTGAACATCTTTATACCAAACTTCAGTAATGTGTTAACTCAGGCTCCTGATTGGACAAAAATATTTCAGAACAAAGTATCTCaaaattcagtgtatttttgtgtcttCAGGTTTCTTTCCACACAGATGGGCCTGTCTGAAGACAAACCGTACATGGACCCATGTCTGCCCGTTGGCCTGTCTGACGCCATTGTCAGGGACAACCACACCGTGTTCCTCAGGGGTGAGGGCGACTGGGCTCGATGTAAGGATGCTGTCCGACCCTTCCTGGGCCTTCACAACGGCACCATGTCACCAGGGGGTGTTTACCAGGTAAAGAGCAGACACAGGGTTTCTGCACTTGTTACATTCAATGTCACCTGAATTTTACATTTGAAAGATTTTAAAGATGGACTGATTGCATTAACCCTCTTTGGACGGTTGCGGCTCCAGCGCCACATTTTTGGATTCCTCcgtcattcaaattactgtaactcctgaacagTTTGTGCTATTGACAAACGGCATCTGAAAGTTGAAATTCAGAGCTTTGGTTTATTGGTATATATTGGTAGACTGATACGTAACACATTATAGTAGAGGTCTGCTTTGGCTTAGAGGGAGGGGTGGAATTGagaggagcagagagcagcagagtgcagtcagtaaGAGACACTTACTACTTGTAGCAGCATTTTAGCGAAGTTACAGCTGTGTTTTTGCTGTGAATTCttgtaattgtatataatagtaatGGTGCTGTTGTGGAGTATTCTACTTGTGTGTTTGGCcatgtttttgtcaaattttgcagttttttttttaaccttttttccacagttttttttctatatttttaaagtttgtatagttcattgatagttgtattttagctgtgaaTATTATAtagagcaggcatgtccaaagtccggcccgggggccaatcacggcccgcggtcagattttatacggcccacagcttgggttttatattatattatttatggcccgtttggactgttgaacagactacatgaatcataaaaggttcaaaatgcagtttctcctttcacctcatggtggcagcaccactaactctatctggctctgtgactttgccgtgaacctttttcgctaatttctaaccatggcgcctgtaaataaaaaaacgaaagttgacagtgagggccgccgcttccaggagagatgggaattacaattttttttcactgaaaatcgaggtgattgtgtttgcctaatttgtcaagagactgttgtcttgtttaaggaattcaatgtaaagagacaggagcagacaaaacatgctaacgcatatgacaagctagcagggagtgagcgctctgaaaaagtgaagcaaattcaagctgctttaaactcacaacagtgactcttcatgtgaacctgggagttcaatgaattcgccaccaaggcaggctaccaagttgccaggttagttgcctgtcactgctggtgttatgtacttgtagatgtgacacagaatattactttctgaatgattttgtgaaagacaagagtaagagtcatatgttttcatcttaaacgttaacagactttgtattactgagtaatatatgagtaatgattactcatataagtcatgtttaaaatgaatgtggggttaagatttttatcaacttggaagtttaagatactctatacagtttgctctatgttatctgactccagatgtgaaaggaaggcagaactgttttgttttgtttttttaatttgttcacacctgagtggcttagatttggttacattgccatttttaaaaaatgatattgtgacaatgaaaataaaattgttgtagaacagcgcatttatatgtaatttttactgtttaaaaaatgtctgaagggaccgctggcccctggcaatgtccacattatcagatctggccctcttgaaaaaaagtttggacacccctgatatagaggtatgtatataatatgtaaatgtatatgCAGAGAGTTAGCCAGGGCAGAAAGAGATATAATGTTGGATGTTGATGAATGTTAAGGAGGACAATGTctcttgtacattttttttgccactattgGAGTGAAGTCGGCCTTCATGATGGTCTCAGAAGTCATTATTTGTACTTGCTGAAAACACCCCACCTATCCCAGCTGACTTTCAGTAACTTTAGTAGGTTTTGGTGCTTCATATCATATTCAGATCCTACAGACATATTTATTTAGACATTATTGATTGGCAACTAAATGACATTTACACTGTCTTTATACACTGTCTAATAAAGCATAAACTGCCAAAAGATACCAATggtattttgtattgtttttcagGCTCCTATCAACTTCAGCAACAGTGAGTTTTACGGCTTCTCTGAGTTTTATTACTGTATGGAGGATGTGCTGAGGATGAAGGGCCAGTACGACAGTGACAAGTACTCCAGAGCAGCCGCGgtaaacaacaactttttgataGAAACAGTTACATTCATTTAGACTTTTgtagtgtttttttgttaaattgtacAGAGTTGACTggtgtttgtttttctctcaGGAATACTGCTCCACACAGTGGTCAACGCTGAAGCAGCGTCTGGACAATAAGCTCTTCTCTCAACAGGCTGACATGGGCCGACTCAAGTAAGCTCCTGTCGCCATTCAGTCTTGAACGTGTATTTGTGAGATGTCTCCACCTCTGCCAATGTTCTCCATTCCATAACCTGTGTTCAGTTACTGCTCATACTTACGCTGCACTGAATATACAGTATTTCATCTTTATATCATACATGAGTGGAAATGGAGCCTGCTTTATTTAAAGAGAGGTGAGGAAATAAATGTTTAGAAAGCAGCAAACTCTTGGGAAAACTAAAATAGTTTTTTCAGCCAACAATGAGTTGAATAGTTGACCTGTTAAAGAAATTATAGCACAAGCTGTAGAGTTGAAGAGTAATTCGCTTTTCTGTAAGTGTATTTCCTCTACACTTGTCAGGAGGTCAGATTCTATTTACTTCATTGTGATTGTGCATACTCATATCCCTGTTGACATAATAAATACTAGAATCCCAGTTACTCATTACTGCTGTTTGTGCAGACGCCTGTGATGTTTACAAAATAATGTGATAATTCAGAATGACATTTCACTAGACTCTGCTTAACTAAAGGCCACTTTGGTTTATTGCTGACTTAGCACCATTAAATGTCAACACTACGTTATGGACTCGTCTTTCTGGTATTCATCTACTGCAAATAATGACGATAAGATCAGCAGGTAAATACATCCCACAACTGTTATCCTGTCACCGTTACCGTgtaggatgaggaggaggaggctgaagATCAGCAGCTGAGCTTGATGGCAGAGGGTTGTCATGTGTCTGGTCTCGGACAGATACAGGAAATCTTTCCCCTCTCTCtgccgctctctctctctctctctctctctctctctctctctctctctctcactatcAATTGTAGTAAAAATTCTGCAGTGTTTTCCACTGTCACCTGACTTGTTGCAAACCAACATCCAGGTCATTTTGGAATTTcgccttgtgggactaataaaggaatatcttatcttatcttatcttatcttatcttatcttatcttatcttttgtcACTGAAACTGATGTTAATGGAAACACAGCATCACTCAGTCCACACTAATACAGACAGATTTCCTCACGTTGGTGTCATGAATATTTCTGGTTTACACAATATGTAaatgaactttatttaaataatAAGATGATACTTATTACATAACTGAGCCAGCTGGCACATGGCCGACCCTCTACATCAAAATGTAGATGAAATTATGCAAATTGTTTGTTAAAACAATCATCAATGCTGGTTTTAAAGAGACAGATGAGAAAAAGAGGACAAAAACCTGTACACCAAATCAAAATCCCTTGATAATATGGCAGTAGAAGTTTctgtcagttattattattattattattattattattattattattattattattattattattattttaacaacaTTTAATTGCATTTTGGGAATAATCTATACTTGCATGTATTCATAGTCAGTATACTTCACATCACTAAAGCATTAAGCACAAAAACACTGTAATGAATTGTTCTGAATTCCATTGTTTTCAGTGCAGTAGTTACATGTAGTGGATGTAAATGTGCATAATTTACAATACCTCCTGTGATTCTGGAGTGACTTGAACACACACTGGAAGGACATTTATAGACATGCAGTTCATCATGGCGAcatgttcatttattttgtcaAATTAGTACATAATTCATAGATGATTCAACCTGGATACATGATTGAGCTGTGAATAATTGTTGAAATGCCTGCTGGGAATGTTTTGGAGGAATGAGGAATGTTAATATTTTGTTCTGCTGGTTGTATCTTGGTGTCATCAGTTGATAGTCTTGGTTATATTTCAATCGTCTACGCCTGCAGGAGGAGCTATTAACGTCTAAACCTGCAGATGGTGCACATTTGCACATTAACCTGCCTGGCGTGACCCTTTTAAGGCAGGCAGAGCTCATTTGAAGCCGTCTGATCATCACCAGGTCTGTTGACTTGTTGTGTTGTCCTTAAACCAGGTATCAGTGTTTTAAGTCGGCCTGGATGTACGAGGTGCTGCACTCCGGTTTCCGCTTCCCCACCGACTACCAGAGTCTGAAAACTGCTCAGCTGGTTTATGACAAGGAGGTCCAGTGGACTCTGGGAGCCATCCTGTACAAAACCCGCTTCCTGCCTCTCAGGTGAGTCCAGCACCTCAAAGCACCTCTTCAATCCTTCATCTTCATAACTTCATAGGTTTTAAGTCAAATCAAATGCAAATGGTTCAGAGTAAGGTTCACTTACTCATCAGGAACAAACAACAAACCAATTTACAAAGTATGATAAACCATTGTAGACCAGTATCTTCTGCCACAGATTTACCAGTCCTTTAactcagtgattctcaactggtgggtcgtgaccTCGAAGTGGGTTGCAAGACCATTTTCAGTGGGTCGCAGACCTTTGTCtggacaaaaaataatattaagaaaCAAATCTGTGCTTTATTTTAATGGAGGACAACGCTGTTCATTCATattccccaacagtaggtggcagtaatgtgCTGTAATTCTAATTAACAGCAAATATTTCACAGCATCAAAcacccaaaagtttctattcaaatcatggcAAAGCTTGGGTGTGACGCTGACTACATCAGATGTGGTTTTACCTATATTGAGGACAAAAAACCTCAgtgtttaatgcttgaataagtgactgaattcccttttatgttttaactgagtgcacttttttagttttggttaaaatataCCTAATTTAGcattaaagggaatatttccctctttagcatcaccacctgctggtcagtgaGAACTTAATGAACACTCCAACGAACAATTCAACATGAAGTACGACAAAACAAGAACTGTAGGTAGAATGAGCTTAGTTCTTTGTTTTAGAATTAAAGTTGTGCTTCTGGTGATAAACACCAAACTTTAATGTGAATCAGTAATTTAGTCAATATGCGACCTGTAATTATTAGTGGTTTTGTAAATTATGTTGGAGGTCACATATTCCTTCATCCTACATTTTTCAGCTTCATAAATCAAATCTTTCTATATAATACTGAAAAACTTCAGGTAAGTAATTAAAACTAATGCATCCCtcccaataaaaataaaacttctgatctaaataaaatgaaacagctAGTGACATTTATAAAGCTGTAAAATCAACCAAAGCGGATTCCTTCCTCACGTCcaggtatatgtatatatagaacACATAGTATTGCTTCATACTGATTTGCGCTGATGTCGTGTCTTGTCTCATCTCCAGGGACCTCCAACAGGAAACGCTGCGGCAGAACCACTCCGGCTGGCTGCGCTCCTCCTTTGTCTACAACCACCACCTGTTCTCCCTCTGCATCCTGGTGGTGGTTCTGGCCATCCTGCTCTACATCCTGCGGCTCCGGAGGATCCACCAGCGGGAGCAGCGGCAGGCCGAGGCCCTGAACCTCCTCTGGGCCGAGGAGGGGGAGGCCCTGCTCCCCTGAGAGGCCCGGGGCCCCCTGTACCCGGTGGAGGGTCTTCTACCTCTGACCTTGGACATCGATTCTTACTGTATCTGAACCACAATCGGACAACGAATGAATGTCAGCACCAAGGATCCTAGAAATGACTCATGAGGATATGGGAACCCGCAGAATTCACCGTTTGAACACACATCACACCATGAGACATGAGCCCGTTTACATAcacactaatactccgatcattatccgatgtctggagtaatcagattattcaagtgattgtataaacagtataatctgatctgttttatcagataacagcagtaatctgattatgagaaatcagattaacacacctggatttctccccaatatgccgatgtcttcctgcatgtacacaggttcatctg from Sphaeramia orbicularis chromosome 1, fSphaOr1.1, whole genome shotgun sequence includes these protein-coding regions:
- the LOC115424536 gene encoding ectonucleoside triphosphate diphosphohydrolase 7-like, with amino-acid sequence MARITLSCLPASWYCSVSLLSLGCAPRQRLLLLFLLFIASALLLGTYQRQLWGPQRRPGANVNKYLSIAESMEATDIDNPALNYGVVVDCGSSGSRVFVYYWPPHNGNPHTLLDIRQMKDRDRKPVVKKIKPGISTLAKTPTMASDYLHPLLSFAAAHVPQNKHKETPLYILCTAGMRLLPESQQTAILDDVVTDVPLEFDFLFSRSHAEVISGKQEGVYAWIGINFVLGRFDHADEEDATVEVTTGSQNQQPISRRRTVGIMDMGGASLQIAYEVPGAISFNSPEEQEAGKCMLAEFNLGCDVDHTQHVYRVYVTTFLGFGGNMARQRYEDQLVNNTLAKNRFLSTQMGLSEDKPYMDPCLPVGLSDAIVRDNHTVFLRGEGDWARCKDAVRPFLGLHNGTMSPGGVYQAPINFSNSEFYGFSEFYYCMEDVLRMKGQYDSDKYSRAAAEYCSTQWSTLKQRLDNKLFSQQADMGRLKYQCFKSAWMYEVLHSGFRFPTDYQSLKTAQLVYDKEVQWTLGAILYKTRFLPLRDLQQETLRQNHSGWLRSSFVYNHHLFSLCILVVVLAILLYILRLRRIHQREQRQAEALNLLWAEEGEALLP